A DNA window from Pseudomonas tohonis contains the following coding sequences:
- a CDS encoding PA1571 family protein produces MSLQNSTSTRRVVPLQPQQPVGGAIIDAQGREIPITEGMIQHACKELDKQSVSTRKQA; encoded by the coding sequence ATGAGCTTGCAGAACAGCACTTCCACCCGCCGGGTCGTTCCACTTCAACCGCAGCAGCCCGTTGGCGGCGCGATCATCGACGCGCAAGGTCGCGAGATTCCGATCACCGAAGGCATGATCCAGCATGCCTGCAAGGAACTGGACAAGCAGTCGGTCAGCACCCGCAAACAGGCCTGA
- a CDS encoding saccharopine dehydrogenase family protein: MKDGLRVLVLGGYGNFGRLIVRRLRSIEGLGVIAAGRDLAKARALAVETGCEAARLDIDQAGLAQAFVELGAQVVVSTVGPFQGQDYRVAEAALEAGCHYIDLADARAFVCGIDRLDAAARERGLLVCAGASSVPGLSAAVVDELLPRFSRLDSIEHGISSSEKTPGLSTLEAVLGYCGRPVRIWQDGAWGSLHGWQGLRRHAFRAPMGPRWIGVCDIPDLELFPARYPGVRDVSFRAGVGLRLTQFGTWALSWLVRGGLVRNAVGLASLLRRGAVLVEPLGDGLSGMFVTLRGLDGEGRPLVLTWELVAYDNDGPNIPCMAAVALVRKLAAGTLAARGAMPCIGLFSRAEYLAELEGMRIDVAIREGE, from the coding sequence GTGAAGGATGGATTGAGGGTGCTGGTGCTGGGGGGCTACGGCAATTTCGGCCGGTTGATCGTGCGGCGCCTGCGCAGTATCGAAGGTCTCGGCGTGATCGCCGCCGGGCGTGACCTGGCCAAGGCCCGGGCGTTGGCGGTGGAAACCGGTTGCGAGGCGGCACGCCTGGATATCGACCAGGCCGGGTTGGCCCAGGCCTTCGTCGAGTTGGGTGCCCAGGTGGTGGTGTCCACGGTCGGGCCCTTCCAGGGGCAGGACTACCGGGTCGCCGAGGCGGCGCTGGAGGCTGGTTGCCATTACATCGACCTGGCCGATGCGCGGGCCTTCGTCTGCGGCATCGACCGGCTGGACGCCGCTGCCCGCGAGCGCGGCCTGCTGGTCTGTGCAGGCGCCAGCTCGGTTCCGGGGCTGAGCGCGGCCGTGGTGGACGAGCTGCTGCCGCGCTTCAGCCGGCTGGACAGCATTGAGCACGGCATCAGTTCCTCGGAGAAGACGCCGGGGCTGTCGACCCTCGAGGCGGTGCTCGGCTACTGCGGCCGGCCGGTGCGAATCTGGCAGGACGGTGCCTGGGGCTCGCTCCACGGCTGGCAGGGCCTGCGCCGGCATGCCTTCCGCGCGCCGATGGGGCCGCGCTGGATAGGTGTTTGCGACATTCCCGACCTCGAACTCTTCCCCGCGCGCTACCCGGGCGTGCGCGACGTCAGTTTCCGCGCCGGCGTCGGCCTGCGTCTCACCCAGTTCGGCACCTGGGCGCTGTCCTGGCTGGTGCGCGGCGGGCTGGTGCGCAACGCCGTCGGCCTGGCGTCGCTGCTGCGCCGGGGGGCGGTGCTGGTGGAGCCCCTGGGCGACGGCCTCAGCGGCATGTTCGTGACGCTGCGCGGGCTGGATGGCGAGGGCCGGCCGCTGGTGCTCACCTGGGAACTGGTCGCCTACGACAACGATGGCCCCAACATCCCCTGCATGGCCGCCGTGGCGCTGGTGCGCAAGCTCGCCGCAGGCACCCTGGCGGCGCGTGGCGCGATGCCCTGCATCGGCCTGTTCAGCCGCGCCGAGTACCTGGCGGAGCTGGAAGGCATGCGCATCGATGTGGCGATCCGGGAAGGGGAGTAG
- the pdxB gene encoding 4-phosphoerythronate dehydrogenase PdxB, producing MRILADENIPLVDAFFGAFGPIRRLPGRAIDRAALGDAEVLLVRSVTRVDRALLEGSAVRFVGTCTIGTDHLDLDWFAEAGIAWSSAPGCNARGVVDFVLGSLLTLAEDEGVSPTTRTYGVVGAGQVGGRLVEVLRGLGWRVLVCDPPRQAAEGGDYVDLETLLEQCDAISLHTPLDKGGAHPTHHLLGAAELARLKPGCWLINASRGAVVDNPALRDALRSRPDLRAVLDVWEGEPEADPELAALCRIATPHIAGYSLDGKLRGTAQIYQAFCRARGLEESVHLDELLPASWLPELTLDASADPVWALAMLCRAVYDPRRDDADFRRSLVGDAAQRRRAFDALRKHYPVRREIDGLRVRLQGEAPQLAQWVRALGAELA from the coding sequence ATGCGAATCCTTGCTGACGAAAACATCCCCCTGGTCGACGCCTTCTTCGGCGCCTTCGGCCCCATCCGCCGCCTGCCAGGGCGGGCCATCGACCGGGCCGCCCTGGGCGATGCCGAGGTGTTGCTGGTGCGCTCTGTGACCCGTGTCGACCGCGCCCTGCTGGAAGGCAGCGCTGTGCGCTTCGTCGGCACCTGCACCATCGGCACCGATCACCTGGATCTGGACTGGTTCGCCGAAGCCGGCATCGCCTGGTCCAGTGCCCCCGGCTGCAACGCCCGTGGGGTGGTGGATTTCGTGCTGGGCAGCCTGCTGACTCTGGCCGAGGACGAGGGCGTGTCGCCGACGACCCGTACCTACGGTGTGGTCGGTGCCGGCCAGGTAGGCGGGCGCCTGGTGGAGGTGCTGCGCGGCCTGGGCTGGCGGGTGCTGGTCTGCGACCCGCCGCGCCAGGCGGCCGAAGGCGGCGACTACGTCGACCTGGAGACCCTGCTGGAGCAATGCGACGCCATCAGCCTGCATACGCCGCTGGACAAGGGCGGTGCCCATCCCACCCACCATCTGCTGGGGGCCGCTGAACTGGCGCGACTGAAGCCCGGCTGCTGGCTGATCAACGCCAGCCGGGGCGCGGTGGTGGACAACCCGGCACTGCGCGATGCGCTGCGCAGCCGGCCGGACCTGCGCGCGGTACTGGACGTCTGGGAAGGCGAGCCCGAGGCAGACCCGGAACTGGCCGCGCTGTGCCGCATCGCCACGCCGCACATCGCCGGCTACAGCCTGGACGGCAAGCTGCGCGGCACCGCGCAGATCTACCAGGCGTTCTGCCGTGCCCGGGGCCTCGAGGAAAGTGTGCATCTGGATGAGCTGCTGCCCGCATCCTGGCTGCCTGAATTGACCCTGGACGCCAGCGCCGACCCGGTCTGGGCCCTGGCCATGCTGTGCCGCGCGGTGTACGACCCGCGCCGCGACGACGCCGACTTCCGCCGCAGCCTGGTGGGCGATGCCGCGCAGCGCCGCCGGGCCTTCGACGCCCTGCGCAAGCACTACCCGGTGCGCCGGGAAATCGACGGCCTGCGGGTCCGGCTCCAGGGCGAGGCGCCGCAACTGGCGCAGTGGGTGAGGGCGCTGGGCGCCGAGCTGGCCTGA
- a CDS encoding exonuclease domain-containing protein: MPHWLVIDLEATTEEGGWPLEDMEIIEIGASIVAADGREVDHFQRFVRPLRRPCLTTFCRQLTHISQASVDSAAPLAQVWPAFERWLQNYQPRLVNWVSWGDYDRRQLEQEWRQQQVVSRLATIPHLNLKQHFARVRQLKQPVGLHTALQLAGLSFQGQQHRALEDARNTARLLPLVLPATS, encoded by the coding sequence ATGCCGCACTGGCTGGTGATAGACCTGGAGGCCACGACCGAGGAAGGCGGCTGGCCCCTGGAAGACATGGAGATCATCGAGATCGGCGCCTCGATCGTGGCCGCCGACGGTCGCGAGGTGGACCATTTCCAGCGCTTCGTGCGCCCATTGCGTCGCCCCTGCCTGACCACCTTCTGCCGCCAGCTGACCCACATCAGCCAGGCCAGCGTCGACAGCGCCGCGCCGCTGGCGCAGGTCTGGCCGGCCTTCGAACGCTGGCTGCAGAACTACCAGCCACGCCTGGTCAACTGGGTCAGCTGGGGCGATTACGACCGCCGCCAGCTGGAGCAGGAGTGGCGCCAGCAGCAGGTGGTCAGCCGCCTCGCCACCATTCCCCATCTCAACCTCAAGCAGCACTTCGCCCGCGTCCGCCAGCTCAAGCAGCCGGTGGGCCTGCACACCGCGCTGCAACTGGCCGGCCTCAGCTTCCAGGGCCAGCAGCACCGGGCCCTGGAAGATGCACGCAACACCGCGCGCCTGCTGCCCCTGGTACTCCCGGCGACCTCCTGA
- a CDS encoding thiol-disulfide oxidoreductase DCC family protein: MSADSFPPHIQPGERVVLFDGVCKLCNGWARFLIRHDRERLFKLASVQSPEGQAILRWYGMPTDHFDTMAYVEGRDLFVRSDAVLRIARQLPWPWRLASVARVVPAFLRDWLYDRIALNRYRLFGRHEVCLLPDPDHERRFLHADH, from the coding sequence ATGAGCGCCGATTCCTTTCCTCCCCACATCCAGCCCGGCGAACGGGTGGTGCTCTTCGATGGCGTGTGCAAGCTGTGCAATGGCTGGGCGCGCTTCCTGATCCGTCATGACCGCGAGCGCCTGTTCAAGCTGGCCTCGGTGCAGTCCCCCGAAGGCCAGGCGATCCTGCGCTGGTATGGCATGCCCACCGACCACTTCGACACCATGGCCTACGTCGAGGGGCGCGATCTGTTCGTGCGTTCCGATGCAGTGCTGCGCATCGCCCGCCAGCTGCCGTGGCCGTGGCGCCTGGCCTCGGTGGCGCGCGTGGTGCCGGCGTTCCTGCGCGACTGGCTCTACGACCGCATCGCGCTGAACCGCTACCGGCTGTTCGGTCGCCACGAGGTCTGCCTGTTGCCGGACCCCGACCACGAACGACGCTTTCTCCACGCCGACCACTGA
- a CDS encoding pyrimidine/purine nucleoside phosphorylase, which translates to MFKVNEYFDGTVKSIAFGMSEGPATIGVMAPGEYEFGTSQLEVMHVVAGALTVKLPGSDSWETFAAGSKFTVPADSKFQLKVAQDTAYLCEYR; encoded by the coding sequence ATGTTCAAGGTCAACGAGTACTTCGACGGCACCGTCAAATCCATCGCCTTCGGCATGAGCGAAGGCCCCGCCACCATCGGCGTGATGGCCCCTGGCGAATACGAATTCGGCACCAGCCAACTGGAAGTGATGCACGTCGTCGCCGGCGCCCTGACCGTCAAGCTGCCGGGCAGCGACAGCTGGGAAACCTTCGCCGCCGGCAGCAAGTTCACCGTGCCGGCCGACAGCAAGTTCCAGCTGAAAGTCGCCCAGGACACCGCGTACCTCTGCGAATACCGCTGA
- a CDS encoding GFA family protein: MVQGGCLCGGVRFEIEGELAPIQICHCSQCRKAQGTPFVTNIPVDETRFRLLAGAGLLRAFSSSPGKQRVFCEQCGSPLYSQSEKAPGVLRIRAGLLEGELATRPANHAYVASKANWWDIDDALPQFPQGRG, translated from the coding sequence ATGGTCCAGGGTGGTTGCCTGTGCGGCGGAGTCCGCTTCGAAATCGAGGGCGAGCTGGCGCCGATCCAGATCTGTCACTGCAGCCAGTGCCGCAAGGCGCAGGGCACGCCCTTCGTCACCAATATCCCGGTGGACGAGACGCGCTTCCGCCTGCTCGCCGGAGCAGGGCTGCTGCGCGCCTTCAGCTCCTCGCCGGGCAAGCAGCGGGTGTTCTGCGAGCAGTGTGGCTCGCCCCTCTACAGCCAGAGCGAGAAGGCTCCCGGCGTACTGCGCATCCGCGCCGGCCTGCTTGAAGGCGAGCTGGCCACGCGCCCCGCGAACCACGCCTACGTGGCCTCCAAGGCCAACTGGTGGGACATCGACGATGCCCTGCCGCAATTCCCGCAAGGGCGAGGCTGA
- a CDS encoding ATP-NAD kinase family protein — MSTFRMGLIINPLAGLGGTAALKGSDGVAAEALARGALPRAEERTRLALESLLPLAERLEFLTFPGAMGADLLARMGFRHRLVGALEAATSSAADTRHAVVALQEAGVSLILFAGGDGTARDVSAVAREDQPVLGIPAGVKIHSGVYAISPRAAGELARRLVEGGLVRLASGEVRDLDEAALRDGKVAARWYGELTVPVEGHFMQQVKQAGMESEELVLVELADWLADSWEAGVRYVFGPGSTLHGLAGNLGLETTLLGVDVIENGQVIARDVTEAQLFALVDGHPAFLLVTAIGGQGHIIGRGNQQISPRVLRAIGLERLRVVATKRKLGTLEGRPLLVDSGDAQLDDAFPDAVRVWAGYKEELLYPLGWGGEIDAEA, encoded by the coding sequence ATGTCGACATTCCGTATGGGCCTGATCATCAATCCCCTGGCCGGGCTGGGCGGCACGGCCGCACTCAAGGGCAGCGACGGTGTCGCCGCCGAGGCCCTGGCGCGTGGCGCACTGCCTCGTGCCGAGGAGCGCACGCGCCTGGCGCTGGAGTCCCTGCTGCCCCTGGCGGAGCGCCTCGAATTCCTCACCTTCCCCGGCGCCATGGGCGCTGACCTCCTGGCGCGCATGGGTTTCCGTCATCGCCTGGTCGGAGCCCTGGAGGCTGCCACCAGCAGCGCCGCCGACACCCGCCATGCCGTGGTGGCGCTGCAGGAGGCGGGGGTGTCGCTGATCCTCTTCGCCGGCGGCGACGGCACGGCCCGGGACGTCAGCGCGGTTGCCCGTGAAGACCAGCCGGTGCTGGGCATCCCGGCGGGGGTGAAGATCCATTCCGGGGTCTATGCCATCAGCCCGCGCGCCGCTGGCGAGCTGGCGCGACGCCTGGTGGAGGGCGGGCTGGTGCGTCTGGCCAGCGGCGAGGTGCGCGACCTCGACGAGGCCGCCCTGCGCGACGGCAAGGTGGCGGCGCGCTGGTACGGCGAGCTGACGGTGCCGGTGGAGGGCCATTTCATGCAGCAGGTGAAGCAGGCGGGCATGGAGTCCGAGGAACTGGTGCTGGTCGAACTCGCCGATTGGCTGGCGGACAGCTGGGAGGCAGGCGTGCGCTATGTCTTCGGCCCCGGCTCGACCCTGCATGGCCTGGCGGGCAACCTCGGCCTGGAGACCACCCTGCTCGGCGTGGACGTGATCGAGAACGGGCAGGTGATCGCCCGTGACGTCACCGAGGCCCAGCTGTTCGCACTCGTGGATGGCCATCCGGCCTTCCTCCTGGTCACCGCCATCGGCGGCCAGGGCCACATCATCGGCCGCGGCAACCAGCAGATCAGCCCGCGCGTGCTGCGCGCCATCGGCCTCGAACGCCTGCGGGTGGTGGCCACCAAGCGCAAGCTCGGCACCCTCGAGGGCCGGCCTCTGCTGGTGGACAGCGGTGACGCGCAGCTGGACGACGCCTTCCCCGATGCGGTGCGCGTCTGGGCGGGCTACAAGGAAGAGCTGCTATACCCGCTGGGCTGGGGCGGCGAAATCGACGCCGAGGCCTGA
- a CDS encoding IS110 family transposase, whose product MPSVIGIDIAKHTFDLATLQPNGKYRTKAKLANDKAGFAVLRDWLNKHSEPGAWVVMEATGIHHEALAEWLLEQGYRVCVLNPAQIAHYARSQLQRVKTDKVDAKLIAEYGERHQDSLRPWQPEPRAVRRLKALVRRLEDLREIEQMERNRLEVADASVQASIQSVLEHIGQEIEETLKAIDDHIDNDPDLRGKRDLLTSIDGIADKTAALLLAELGDPLRFANSRAVTAFAGLNPRLQESGNHRGQTRISKTGSSRLRAGLFMPAISALTYNEAVRALSERLRAKGKTGKQIVCAAMRKLLSIAYGVLKSGRPFDAKLALAH is encoded by the coding sequence ATGCCCAGCGTCATCGGCATCGACATCGCCAAACACACCTTTGACCTCGCCACCCTGCAGCCCAACGGCAAGTACCGCACCAAGGCCAAGCTGGCCAACGACAAAGCGGGCTTCGCCGTCTTGCGCGACTGGCTGAACAAACACAGCGAACCCGGAGCCTGGGTCGTGATGGAGGCCACCGGCATCCACCATGAAGCCCTGGCCGAATGGCTGTTGGAGCAAGGCTATCGGGTCTGTGTCCTCAACCCGGCACAAATCGCCCACTACGCCCGTAGTCAGTTGCAGCGGGTGAAGACCGACAAGGTCGACGCCAAGCTGATCGCCGAATACGGCGAGCGCCATCAGGACAGTCTGCGTCCCTGGCAACCCGAGCCCCGTGCCGTGCGGCGTTTGAAAGCCCTGGTACGGCGCCTGGAGGACCTGCGCGAAATCGAGCAGATGGAGCGCAACCGCCTGGAAGTGGCCGATGCCAGCGTCCAGGCCTCGATCCAGTCGGTGCTGGAACATATCGGTCAGGAGATCGAAGAGACCCTCAAGGCGATCGACGACCACATCGACAACGACCCGGATCTGCGCGGCAAGCGCGACCTGCTGACCAGCATTGACGGGATCGCCGACAAGACCGCCGCCCTGCTCCTGGCGGAGCTGGGCGACCCACTGCGCTTTGCCAACAGCCGCGCCGTCACTGCCTTTGCCGGGCTCAATCCGCGGCTGCAGGAGTCCGGGAACCACCGGGGACAGACACGTATCTCCAAGACGGGCTCATCGCGCCTGCGGGCCGGCTTGTTCATGCCCGCGATCAGTGCCCTGACGTACAACGAGGCTGTCAGGGCCCTGAGCGAACGATTGAGGGCGAAGGGCAAGACCGGCAAGCAGATCGTCTGCGCCGCCATGCGCAAGCTGCTGAGCATCGCCTACGGCGTCTTGAAATCAGGCCGGCCATTTGACGCAAAACTGGCCCTTGCTCACTAG
- a CDS encoding ABC transporter transmembrane domain-containing protein, whose product MGLLSSRQRNALRMAARFVAPYRWRVIGALLALLFTAAITLSMGQGIRLLVDQGLATQSPQALNHSILLFFVLVVALALGTFSRFYLVSWVGERFVADIRKRVFNHLIELHPGFFETNRASEIQSRLTADTTLLQSVIGSSLSLALRNGIMLIGGIALLFVTNPKLTGIVVVALPLVVAPILIFGRRVRNLSRQSQDRIADVGSYVGETLGQIKTVQAYNHQAQDRERFGRTVEGAFDTARKRIAQRAWLITVVIVLVLGAVGVMLWVGGMDVIAGRISGGDLAAFVFYSLIVGSAFGAISEVIGELQSAAGAAERIAELLQTRSTIKAPESDLLRLPERVEGELELRGLRFAYPTRPQSLAIDGIDLRVRPGETLALVGPSGAGKSTLFDLLLRFFDPTEGEVRVDGLPIQRLDPADLRRCFALVSQSPALFFGSVEDNIRYGRPAASQAEVEAAARAAHAHEFIQRMPQGYQTHLGDGGIGLSGGQRQRLAIARALLVDAPILLLDEATSALDAESEHLIQQALPEVMSGRTTLVIAHRLATVQSADRIAVIDQGRLVAIGRHQELVLSSPLYARLAELQFSTSRETA is encoded by the coding sequence ATGGGTCTGCTTTCCTCTCGCCAGCGCAACGCCCTGCGCATGGCCGCGCGCTTCGTCGCTCCCTATCGCTGGCGGGTGATCGGTGCGCTGCTGGCATTGCTGTTCACCGCCGCCATCACGCTGTCGATGGGGCAGGGCATCCGCCTGCTGGTGGACCAGGGGCTGGCGACACAGTCACCGCAAGCGCTGAACCATTCGATCCTGCTGTTCTTTGTCCTCGTGGTGGCCCTGGCGCTGGGTACCTTCAGCCGCTTCTATCTGGTGTCCTGGGTGGGCGAGCGCTTCGTCGCCGATATCCGCAAGCGGGTGTTCAACCACCTGATCGAGCTGCACCCCGGCTTCTTCGAAACCAACCGCGCCTCGGAGATCCAGTCGCGCCTGACCGCCGACACCACGCTGCTGCAATCGGTGATCGGCTCCTCGCTGTCGCTGGCGCTGCGCAACGGCATCATGCTGATCGGCGGCATCGCCCTGTTGTTCGTCACCAACCCCAAGCTGACCGGCATCGTGGTCGTCGCGCTGCCACTGGTGGTGGCGCCGATCCTCATTTTCGGCCGCCGCGTGCGCAACCTCTCGCGGCAGAGCCAGGACCGCATCGCCGATGTCGGCAGCTACGTCGGCGAGACCCTGGGGCAGATCAAGACGGTGCAGGCCTACAACCACCAGGCCCAGGACCGCGAGCGCTTCGGCCGCACGGTGGAAGGCGCCTTCGACACCGCGCGCAAGCGCATCGCCCAGCGCGCCTGGCTGATCACCGTGGTCATCGTGCTGGTGCTCGGCGCGGTGGGGGTGATGCTCTGGGTCGGCGGCATGGACGTGATCGCCGGGCGCATCTCCGGCGGTGACCTGGCGGCCTTCGTGTTCTACAGCCTGATCGTCGGTTCCGCCTTCGGTGCCATCAGCGAGGTGATCGGCGAGCTGCAGAGTGCCGCCGGTGCCGCCGAGCGCATCGCCGAACTGTTGCAGACCCGCAGCACCATCAAGGCGCCCGAGAGCGACTTGCTGCGCCTGCCCGAGCGGGTCGAGGGCGAGCTGGAGTTGCGTGGCCTGCGGTTCGCCTACCCGACGCGGCCGCAGAGCCTGGCCATCGACGGCATCGACCTGCGCGTGCGCCCTGGCGAGACCCTGGCGCTGGTCGGGCCCTCGGGAGCCGGCAAGTCCACGCTCTTCGACCTGCTGCTGCGTTTCTTCGATCCCACCGAGGGCGAAGTGCGGGTGGACGGCCTGCCGATCCAGCGCCTGGACCCGGCCGACCTGCGTCGCTGCTTCGCCCTGGTGTCGCAGAGCCCGGCGCTGTTCTTCGGCAGCGTCGAGGACAACATCCGCTACGGCCGGCCCGCTGCCAGCCAGGCCGAAGTCGAGGCCGCGGCACGGGCCGCCCACGCCCACGAATTCATCCAGCGCATGCCCCAGGGCTACCAGACGCACCTGGGCGACGGCGGCATCGGTCTCTCCGGTGGCCAGCGGCAGCGCCTGGCCATCGCCCGTGCATTGCTGGTGGATGCCCCGATCCTGCTCCTCGATGAAGCCACCAGTGCGCTGGACGCCGAGAGCGAGCACCTGATCCAGCAGGCCCTGCCCGAGGTGATGAGCGGGCGCACCACGCTGGTGATCGCCCACCGCCTGGCCACGGTGCAGAGTGCCGATCGCATCGCGGTCATCGACCAGGGCCGACTGGTCGCCATCGGCCGCCACCAGGAGCTGGTGCTGAGCAGCCCGCTCTATGCGCGACTGGCAGAGTTGCAGTTTTCCACGTCGAGAGAAACGGCCTGA
- a CDS encoding DUF1287 domain-containing protein → MFKRLFCLCLLLASLGAEAAVDAGRLVDSARAQIGVTLSYDPVYRRIAYPGGDVPLATGVCTDVVIRALREQGLDLQKVVHEDMRSHFSAYPRNWGLKRPDPNIDHRRVPNLMTWFKRQGMALTPSDQAASYRPGDIVTWDLGRGLQHIGILSDRTGADGAPLALHNIGRGTQEEDILFRYRIIGHYRFAER, encoded by the coding sequence ATGTTCAAGCGACTGTTCTGCCTGTGCCTGCTGCTGGCCAGCCTGGGGGCCGAGGCGGCGGTGGATGCCGGGCGCCTGGTGGATTCGGCGCGTGCCCAGATCGGCGTGACCCTCAGCTACGACCCGGTCTACCGGCGCATCGCCTACCCCGGTGGAGACGTACCGCTGGCCACCGGGGTGTGCACCGATGTGGTGATCCGCGCATTGCGCGAGCAGGGCCTGGACCTGCAGAAAGTGGTGCACGAGGACATGCGCAGTCATTTTTCCGCCTACCCGCGCAACTGGGGCCTGAAGCGCCCCGACCCGAACATCGACCATCGCCGCGTGCCCAACCTGATGACCTGGTTCAAGCGCCAGGGCATGGCGCTGACCCCCAGCGACCAGGCCGCCAGCTACCGCCCCGGCGACATCGTCACCTGGGACCTGGGGCGCGGCCTGCAGCACATCGGCATCCTGTCCGACCGCACCGGTGCCGATGGCGCGCCGCTGGCGCTGCACAACATCGGGCGGGGCACGCAGGAGGAAGACATCCTCTTCCGCTACCGGATCATCGGGCACTACCGCTTCGCAGAACGTTGA